A genomic window from Streptomyces sp. NBC_01429 includes:
- a CDS encoding MaoC/PaaZ C-terminal domain-containing protein yields MDPRKLLRREFAPVRQRYTARDRALYALSLGVGADPLDARQLAYVREEDGRVFPTMANVLGYPGFWAREEDTGIDWRRLLHVEQSMTLHAPLPPEGEVVGSTRVTGVVDKGVDKGALLYQERRIVEAGSGRLLAEVGQVSLLRGDGGCGSTRDAAAPAHRMPGRAPDAVHDLPTLPQAALLYRLNGDTNPVHSDPATARAAGFDRPILHGLCTFGVAVHALLAGALGWDDSGPHRLRVRFTAPVLPGETLRTESWTDGNVVSFRTTAVERGTVVLDAGRVDLI; encoded by the coding sequence ATGGACCCGCGGAAGCTGCTGCGGCGGGAGTTCGCGCCGGTACGGCAGCGGTACACCGCCCGGGACCGCGCCCTCTACGCGCTGAGCCTGGGCGTCGGCGCAGATCCGCTCGACGCCCGTCAGCTCGCGTACGTACGGGAGGAGGACGGGCGCGTCTTCCCCACCATGGCGAACGTGCTCGGCTACCCGGGCTTCTGGGCCCGGGAGGAGGACACCGGCATCGACTGGCGGCGGCTGCTGCACGTCGAGCAGTCGATGACACTGCACGCCCCCCTGCCGCCGGAGGGCGAGGTGGTGGGCAGCACCCGGGTCACCGGCGTCGTGGACAAGGGTGTGGACAAGGGCGCCCTGCTCTACCAGGAGCGGCGGATCGTGGAGGCGGGCAGCGGACGGCTCCTGGCCGAGGTGGGCCAGGTCAGCCTGTTGCGCGGGGACGGCGGCTGCGGCAGCACCAGGGACGCCGCCGCGCCGGCGCACCGGATGCCGGGACGAGCGCCGGACGCCGTGCACGACCTGCCCACCCTGCCCCAGGCCGCGCTGCTCTACCGGCTCAACGGCGACACCAACCCGGTGCACTCCGATCCCGCGACCGCGCGGGCGGCGGGGTTCGACCGGCCCATCCTGCACGGACTGTGCACCTTCGGTGTGGCCGTGCACGCCCTGCTGGCCGGCGCCCTGGGCTGGGACGACTCCGGGCCGCACCGGCTGCGGGTCCGCTTCACCGCCCCGGTCCTCCCCGGGGAGACGCTGCGGACCGAGTCCTGGACCGACGGGAACGTCGTGTCCTTCCGCACCACCGCGGTCGAACGCGGCACGGTCGTCCTGGACGCCGGCCGTGTCGACCTGATCTGA
- the fabG gene encoding 3-oxoacyl-ACP reductase FabG, translating to MDLDIGGRTAIITGSARGLGSATAHRLAREGAHVVITDIDGAAAEATAGELTGLGHRAIAVRADITSGTDVEALVAATVEEFGGVDILVNNAGFPRDTLLTKMTDADWDSVIEVILKGSFLVTRAVMPHLIARRWGRVVNISSRSYLGNPGQANYSSAKAGILGFTRALAAEQGRYGITVNAVAPGFMETEAVRALDHYEKIREKAVAAQPLRRTGQPSDIADAVAFLASERASFITGETLHVTGGRFG from the coding sequence ATGGATCTGGACATCGGCGGCAGGACCGCCATCATCACCGGCTCGGCCCGGGGACTGGGCTCGGCGACCGCCCACCGGCTGGCCCGGGAAGGCGCTCACGTCGTCATCACCGACATCGACGGGGCGGCCGCGGAAGCGACCGCCGGGGAACTGACCGGGCTGGGCCACCGGGCGATCGCGGTCCGCGCCGACATCACCTCGGGCACGGACGTGGAGGCCCTGGTCGCCGCCACCGTCGAGGAGTTCGGCGGGGTGGACATCCTCGTCAACAACGCGGGCTTCCCCCGCGACACGCTGCTCACGAAGATGACGGACGCGGACTGGGACTCGGTGATCGAGGTGATCCTCAAGGGGTCGTTCCTGGTCACCCGGGCCGTCATGCCGCATCTGATCGCGCGGCGCTGGGGCCGGGTCGTCAACATCTCCTCGCGCAGCTATCTGGGCAACCCCGGCCAGGCCAACTACTCCAGCGCCAAGGCGGGCATCCTCGGCTTCACCCGTGCGCTCGCCGCGGAGCAGGGGCGGTACGGCATCACCGTGAACGCCGTCGCCCCGGGCTTCATGGAGACCGAGGCGGTCCGCGCGCTCGATCACTACGAGAAGATCCGGGAGAAGGCGGTGGCCGCCCAGCCGCTGCGCCGTACCGGACAGCCCTCGGACATCGCCGACGCGGTGGCGTTCCTCGCCTCGGAGCGCGCCTCCTTCATCACCGGCGAGACCCTGCACGTGACCGGCGGCCGGTTCGGCTGA
- a CDS encoding MFS transporter: protein MAAPQEAVAGATRPAGPSPSPGRSRARFMIVALLFVVSTLNNADRAILSITGTEIQGQIGISDITLGYLFSAFSWAYMLAQLPGGWIVDKWGARKVYAGSILAWSVATMLQGFVPLFGIASAMIALFVLRIAVGLAEGPAYPTNGRVVATWFPAAERGTASAIFNSSQYAAPVVFTPFMAWLTHGWGWPSAYFVMGGVGILLSVWWWVAYRQPREHPRVNRAELEHLVEGGALVDIEEAASVGTKSGVDTWSVVRQLLTSRMMIGLYMGQFFITTIVYFFLTWFPIYLIKELGMPLLEAGFTASIPALFGFIGGILGGLLSDALLRRGMSVTAARKIPIVAGLSLSTCIIACAWTSTQTVVIVLMAMAFFGKGLGSLGWTVVSDTSPKEAAGLSGGLFNTFANLAGITTPIVIGYVVDITGSFDGALIFVGASGLAAVLSFVLVVGRIERIHLKEATP from the coding sequence ATGGCTGCTCCCCAGGAAGCCGTCGCCGGGGCCACACGCCCGGCCGGCCCGTCCCCGTCCCCCGGCCGCAGCAGAGCTCGTTTCATGATCGTCGCGCTGCTGTTCGTGGTCTCCACGCTCAACAACGCCGACCGCGCGATCCTGTCCATCACGGGAACCGAGATCCAGGGCCAGATCGGCATCAGCGACATCACGCTGGGCTATCTGTTCTCCGCCTTCTCCTGGGCCTACATGCTGGCGCAGCTGCCCGGCGGCTGGATCGTGGACAAGTGGGGCGCCCGCAAGGTGTACGCGGGCAGCATCCTCGCTTGGTCGGTGGCGACGATGCTCCAGGGCTTCGTCCCGCTGTTCGGCATCGCCTCGGCGATGATCGCGCTGTTCGTCCTGCGGATCGCGGTCGGCCTGGCCGAAGGACCGGCCTACCCGACCAACGGACGGGTGGTGGCGACCTGGTTCCCCGCGGCCGAACGCGGCACCGCCTCCGCCATCTTCAACTCCTCGCAGTACGCGGCGCCGGTGGTCTTCACCCCGTTCATGGCCTGGCTCACGCACGGCTGGGGCTGGCCGTCCGCGTACTTCGTCATGGGCGGCGTGGGGATCCTGCTCAGCGTCTGGTGGTGGGTGGCCTACCGCCAGCCGCGCGAGCACCCGCGCGTCAACCGGGCCGAGCTGGAGCACCTGGTCGAGGGCGGCGCGCTCGTCGACATCGAGGAGGCCGCGTCCGTCGGCACGAAGTCGGGGGTGGACACCTGGTCCGTCGTACGGCAGTTGCTCACCAGCCGCATGATGATCGGCCTCTACATGGGCCAGTTCTTCATCACCACGATCGTCTACTTCTTCCTGACCTGGTTCCCGATCTACCTGATCAAGGAACTCGGCATGCCCCTGCTGGAGGCCGGATTCACCGCGTCCATACCCGCTCTCTTCGGCTTCATCGGCGGGATCCTCGGCGGTCTGCTCTCGGACGCGCTGCTGCGTCGCGGCATGTCGGTGACCGCGGCCCGCAAGATCCCCATCGTCGCCGGTCTGTCGCTGTCCACCTGCATCATCGCCTGCGCCTGGACCTCGACACAGACGGTGGTCATCGTGCTGATGGCGATGGCGTTCTTCGGCAAGGGGCTGGGCAGCCTCGGCTGGACCGTCGTCTCGGACACCTCCCCGAAGGAGGCCGCCGGTCTGTCCGGGGGCCTGTTCAACACCTTCGCCAACCTGGCCGGGATCACCACCCCGATCGTCATCGGCTACGTCGTCGACATCACGGGGTCCTTCGACGGCGCGCTGATCTTCGTCGGTGCCTCCGGTCTGGCCGCTGTGCTGTCCTTCGTGCTGGTCGTGGGCCGTATCGAACGTATCCATCTCAAGGAGGCCACCCCGTGA
- a CDS encoding FAS1-like dehydratase domain-containing protein, giving the protein MTAPQTPESHDAWRGRHEEAEDTLSADTVRALAAVLDRAPDGTDAAPPLAHWLCFQPRAPQSELGPDGHPRRGGFLPPVRLPRRMWAGGALTFSRPLRTGEPVRRRSVVADVREREGRGGPLVFVGVDHELRQGGAVVLTERQDIVYRAAEGAAPASGPASGPAQSAPRERPPEEAPAPGTWQRSLVPDPVLLFRYSALTFNGHRIHYDRAYARQEEGYPGLVVHGPLTATLLLDLYVGRRPGARVTGFRFRALRPAFDGRELTLHGTPTEAGAVLYAADDQGRTVMSAEVDAA; this is encoded by the coding sequence GTGACGGCACCGCAGACCCCCGAGAGCCACGACGCCTGGCGGGGGCGGCACGAGGAGGCCGAGGACACGCTGAGCGCGGACACGGTCCGCGCGCTGGCCGCCGTCCTGGACCGCGCACCGGACGGTACGGACGCGGCGCCGCCCCTCGCGCACTGGCTCTGTTTCCAGCCCCGAGCGCCACAGAGCGAGCTGGGCCCCGACGGACACCCCCGGCGCGGCGGCTTCCTGCCGCCCGTCCGGCTGCCCCGCCGCATGTGGGCCGGCGGCGCCCTCACCTTCTCGCGTCCGCTGCGCACCGGTGAACCGGTCCGCCGCAGGTCGGTCGTCGCGGACGTACGGGAGCGCGAGGGACGCGGCGGTCCGCTGGTCTTCGTCGGTGTCGACCACGAACTGCGGCAGGGGGGCGCCGTCGTCCTCACCGAGCGGCAGGACATCGTCTACCGGGCCGCCGAAGGCGCCGCCCCGGCATCCGGCCCGGCATCCGGCCCGGCACAGAGCGCTCCACGGGAGCGGCCGCCCGAGGAGGCGCCCGCGCCCGGAACGTGGCAGCGCTCCCTCGTACCGGACCCGGTGCTGCTGTTCCGCTACTCCGCGCTGACGTTCAACGGGCACCGCATCCACTACGACCGCGCCTACGCGCGGCAGGAAGAGGGCTACCCCGGGCTCGTCGTGCACGGGCCGCTCACGGCGACGCTGCTGCTGGACCTCTACGTCGGGCGGCGGCCCGGCGCCCGCGTCACCGGCTTCCGCTTCCGCGCGCTGCGACCGGCCTTCGACGGTCGGGAACTCACCCTGCACGGCACGCCGACGGAGGCGGGCGCCGTCCTGTACGCCGCCGACGACCAAGGACGGACCGTGATGAGCGCGGAGGTGGACGCCGCATGA
- a CDS encoding HpcH/HpaI aldolase/citrate lyase family protein, translating into MTGQAPGAARSLLFVPAGDERLLAKAHLRGAHGLVLDLEDAVPESGKEAARRALPGHIDRLAAEGQYLVVRTGSVREEWEKDLRAALRPGLRAVMLPKAEHPEQLAGMAAFLDAAERERGLPEGAVGLIALIESPAALFALPALAKAPRVRALAFGSEDFSLALGVAPTPSVLTEPCRWIALAASAAGIGSFALPLSLAVLDRPDALAEAARRARGLGVTGALCVHPKQVAAVNAAWAPDDTEIGWARRVTAAWDTAGRGGPAPGVIRVDGQMVDAPVLRRARGLLAAIPAGEHPENTDPGGGR; encoded by the coding sequence ATGACCGGCCAGGCACCCGGCGCCGCGCGGTCGCTGCTGTTCGTGCCCGCCGGAGACGAACGACTCCTCGCGAAGGCACATCTGCGGGGCGCGCACGGACTGGTCCTCGACCTGGAGGACGCCGTACCGGAATCCGGGAAGGAAGCGGCCCGCCGCGCCCTGCCCGGCCACATCGACCGGCTGGCCGCCGAGGGCCAGTACCTGGTGGTACGCACCGGGTCGGTCCGCGAGGAGTGGGAGAAGGACCTGCGGGCCGCGCTCCGTCCCGGCCTGCGAGCGGTGATGCTGCCCAAGGCCGAACACCCGGAGCAGCTCGCCGGGATGGCCGCGTTCCTCGACGCGGCGGAGCGGGAGCGCGGGCTGCCCGAGGGGGCGGTCGGACTGATCGCGCTGATCGAGTCGCCGGCCGCGCTGTTCGCGCTGCCGGCCCTGGCGAAGGCACCCCGGGTGCGCGCGCTGGCGTTCGGCAGCGAGGACTTCTCGCTGGCGCTGGGCGTGGCGCCCACGCCGTCGGTGCTGACCGAGCCGTGCCGCTGGATCGCGCTGGCGGCCTCGGCCGCCGGGATCGGCTCCTTCGCGCTGCCGCTCTCGCTGGCCGTCCTGGACCGGCCCGACGCGCTCGCGGAGGCCGCGCGGCGGGCCCGGGGGCTGGGCGTCACCGGGGCGCTGTGCGTCCACCCCAAGCAGGTCGCCGCCGTCAACGCGGCCTGGGCACCCGACGACACCGAGATCGGCTGGGCCCGCAGGGTGACCGCGGCCTGGGACACCGCGGGCCGCGGCGGACCCGCGCCGGGCGTCATCCGCGTCGACGGACAGATGGTCGACGCGCCCGTCCTGCGCCGCGCGCGCGGCCTCCTCGCCGCGATACCGGCCGGGGAACACCCGGAGAACACCGACCCTGGAGGGGGCAGATGA
- a CDS encoding enoyl-CoA hydratase/isomerase family protein: MSSAHVRLTITEGVATVVFDNPPLHVWNAAMTRGLAAALDTVEGDASVGVVILTGAGDRAFCAGSDIAEFATMRAPGEAVARKLRPQHELFARLASFPRPVIAALNGHTLGGGLEIAVCCDLIVAEEQISIGSPEIRLGVFPSSGGTFRVARRIGAGRAKEMQLLGEQVDAATALAWGLVNRVAPRGGAVGVARELAAVLLRRPPRSLALCKSVIDAAHDLTEEELIERSLAASDEAFTSAESAEGVRAFLAKRAPDFRAPSDFLTPPGRSVEQPVERSVEKETHA, translated from the coding sequence ATGAGCAGCGCACACGTCCGGCTGACGATCACGGAAGGGGTGGCGACCGTCGTCTTCGACAACCCGCCCCTGCACGTGTGGAACGCCGCGATGACCCGCGGCCTGGCCGCAGCGCTGGACACGGTGGAGGGCGACGCGTCCGTCGGCGTCGTGATCCTGACCGGCGCCGGGGACCGGGCGTTCTGCGCGGGCTCCGACATCGCCGAGTTCGCCACGATGCGGGCGCCGGGCGAGGCGGTGGCGAGGAAGCTCCGCCCGCAGCACGAGCTGTTCGCGCGGCTGGCGTCCTTCCCCCGGCCGGTGATCGCCGCGCTGAACGGGCACACGCTCGGCGGCGGTCTGGAGATCGCCGTGTGCTGCGACCTGATCGTGGCCGAGGAGCAGATCAGCATCGGTTCGCCGGAGATCAGGCTCGGCGTCTTCCCCAGCAGCGGGGGCACGTTCCGTGTCGCCCGCCGGATCGGGGCCGGGCGTGCCAAGGAGATGCAGCTGCTCGGCGAGCAGGTGGACGCGGCGACCGCGCTGGCCTGGGGTCTGGTCAACCGGGTGGCCCCGCGCGGCGGGGCGGTCGGTGTCGCGCGGGAGCTGGCGGCCGTCCTGCTGCGGCGTCCGCCCCGCTCGCTGGCGCTGTGCAAATCGGTGATCGACGCGGCACACGACCTCACCGAGGAAGAACTGATCGAACGCTCGCTGGCCGCCAGCGACGAGGCGTTCACCTCCGCCGAGAGCGCGGAGGGGGTACGGGCGTTCCTCGCCAAGCGCGCCCCCGACTTCCGTGCCCCGTCCGACTTCCTCACCCCGCCCGGCCGTTCCGTCGAGCAGCCCGTCGAGCGTTCCGTCGAGAAGGAGACTCACGCATGA
- a CDS encoding acetyl-CoA C-acetyltransferase: protein MTRAAIVAPVRTPIGAFGGSLRQVPVEKLGATVAKATVERAGLDPALIEDVVFAQSYANSETPCVGRWIALEAGFPVEVAGMQLDRRCGGGLQAIATAAMMVQSGAAEVVMAGGVESMSNVEYYTTDMRWGGRFGSTVFHDRLDRGRERAQPVERFGEISGMIETAENLAGDYGITREQADAYAVRSQRRAAAAWESGAFADEVVPVTVPQRKGGPVVFDRDEGIRPDTSPEKLAGLRAVEPGGIVTAGNACQQNDAAAACLVVSEDLLEPLGLTPIAYLKGWAAAGCEPSRMGIGPVPATERLLKRLGMSLADMDLIEVNEAFACQVLAVLGAWGIDDTERVNVNGSGISLGHPVGATGVRVMTTLLHELERRDARFGLETMCIGGGQGIAAVFERP, encoded by the coding sequence ATGACCCGCGCGGCCATCGTCGCCCCTGTCCGTACCCCCATCGGTGCCTTCGGCGGCAGCCTGCGGCAGGTGCCCGTGGAGAAGCTGGGCGCCACCGTCGCGAAGGCGACCGTCGAGCGGGCCGGTCTCGATCCCGCCCTGATCGAGGACGTGGTCTTCGCCCAGTCCTACGCGAACAGCGAGACGCCGTGCGTCGGCCGCTGGATCGCGCTGGAGGCCGGATTCCCCGTCGAGGTCGCCGGGATGCAGCTGGACCGGCGCTGCGGCGGCGGGCTCCAGGCCATCGCCACGGCGGCCATGATGGTGCAGTCCGGGGCGGCCGAGGTCGTCATGGCGGGCGGCGTCGAGAGCATGAGCAATGTCGAGTACTACACGACCGACATGCGCTGGGGCGGGCGCTTCGGCTCCACCGTCTTCCACGACCGGCTCGACCGGGGCCGTGAACGGGCCCAGCCCGTCGAGCGGTTCGGGGAGATCTCCGGGATGATCGAGACCGCTGAGAACCTGGCCGGCGACTACGGGATCACCCGCGAGCAGGCCGACGCCTACGCCGTCCGCAGCCAGCGGCGGGCGGCGGCGGCCTGGGAATCCGGCGCCTTCGCCGACGAGGTCGTCCCGGTGACGGTGCCACAGCGCAAAGGCGGTCCCGTGGTCTTCGACCGCGACGAGGGCATACGTCCCGACACCTCGCCGGAGAAGCTGGCGGGACTGCGCGCGGTGGAGCCCGGTGGGATCGTCACCGCGGGCAACGCCTGTCAGCAGAACGACGCCGCGGCGGCCTGCCTGGTCGTCTCCGAGGACCTGCTGGAGCCGCTGGGACTGACCCCGATCGCCTACCTCAAGGGCTGGGCCGCGGCGGGGTGCGAGCCCTCCCGTATGGGCATCGGCCCCGTTCCCGCCACCGAGCGCCTCCTGAAGCGGCTGGGCATGAGCCTGGCGGACATGGACCTGATCGAGGTGAACGAGGCATTCGCCTGCCAGGTGCTCGCGGTGCTCGGCGCCTGGGGCATCGACGACACGGAGCGCGTCAATGTCAACGGTTCCGGTATCTCGCTGGGGCACCCCGTGGGCGCGACCGGTGTGCGCGTCATGACCACGCTGCTGCACGAACTGGAGCGGCGCGACGCCCGGTTCGGACTGGAGACCATGTGCATCGGGGGAGGTCAGGGCATTGCAGCCGTCTTCGAACGCCCCTGA
- a CDS encoding CoA transferase yields MQPSSNAPEQRRGPLAGLRVVEVSAFVAAPLASMTLAQLGAEVIRIDPVGGGIDYHRWPETDDGTSLYWASLNKGKRSVTLPLNTPEGQREAARIICADGPGAGILVTNLPARGWLGYEQLSALRPDLIMMRLQGDHDGSPAVDYSVNCASGFPHATGDDPAPVNHVLPAWDIAAGLYLTVGLLAAERRRQATGRGQEVTLALSDVMLATVGNLGYLADVQINGASREPIGNSLYGAFGRDFGTADGRRVMVVALTTRQFRSLGRATGLTEKLEMTGPLMDVDLTTEGGRYAARHAIAAVLEPWFASRTLAELRSVFEDSGVLWGPYQTFRQLVEEDPRCSAQNPLFSWMEQPGIGKLLAPGSPLVFSADPAPVAAPAPLLGADTDAVQSRGGNARR; encoded by the coding sequence TTGCAGCCGTCTTCGAACGCCCCTGAACAGCGGCGCGGTCCCCTGGCGGGGCTGCGCGTCGTCGAGGTCTCGGCCTTCGTCGCCGCCCCGCTCGCGTCCATGACCCTGGCCCAGCTGGGCGCCGAGGTGATCCGGATCGACCCCGTCGGCGGAGGCATCGACTACCACCGCTGGCCGGAGACCGATGACGGGACCAGTCTCTACTGGGCCAGTCTCAACAAGGGCAAGCGGTCGGTGACGCTCCCGCTCAACACCCCGGAGGGACAGCGGGAGGCGGCCCGGATCATCTGCGCGGACGGTCCGGGCGCGGGCATACTCGTCACCAATCTGCCGGCGCGCGGCTGGCTCGGCTACGAGCAGCTCTCCGCGCTGCGGCCGGACCTGATCATGATGCGGTTGCAGGGTGACCACGACGGCTCCCCCGCGGTCGACTACTCCGTCAACTGCGCCAGCGGCTTCCCGCACGCCACCGGCGACGACCCCGCGCCGGTCAACCACGTCCTGCCTGCCTGGGACATCGCCGCCGGGCTCTACCTGACGGTGGGTCTGCTGGCCGCCGAGCGCCGCCGGCAGGCGACGGGCCGGGGCCAGGAAGTCACGCTGGCCCTGTCGGATGTCATGCTCGCCACCGTCGGAAACCTCGGCTATCTCGCGGACGTCCAGATCAACGGCGCCTCCCGGGAGCCGATCGGCAACAGCCTCTACGGGGCCTTCGGACGGGACTTCGGCACCGCCGACGGCCGCCGCGTCATGGTCGTGGCCCTCACCACGCGCCAGTTCCGGTCGCTGGGCCGGGCCACCGGCCTCACCGAGAAGCTGGAGATGACCGGCCCGCTGATGGACGTGGACCTGACGACGGAGGGCGGCCGCTACGCCGCCCGGCACGCCATCGCCGCCGTACTCGAACCCTGGTTCGCGTCGCGGACGCTGGCCGAACTGCGGTCCGTGTTCGAGGACTCGGGGGTGCTGTGGGGGCCGTACCAGACGTTTCGGCAGCTGGTCGAGGAGGACCCGCGCTGCTCGGCGCAAAACCCGCTGTTCTCCTGGATGGAGCAGCCGGGCATCGGCAAACTCCTCGCCCCGGGTTCACCGCTGGTGTTCTCCGCCGACCCGGCGCCGGTGGCCGCGCCGGCGCCCCTGCTGGGGGCGGACACCGACGCTGTTCAGTCCCGGGGAGGGAACGCGCGGAGGTGA
- a CDS encoding alpha/beta hydrolase: MQPTFVLVHGAFANSFSFAPLQAELGLLGHRSVAVDLPGHGFGATYSRAYQAPQDLGRLATEPGSIRGVTLADNAAHLIGILERAKRNGPVILVAHSRGGITATAAANARPDLIDRIVYVSAWCPVRLDVGDYYAEPEMATVDAASLVPAMAGNPAELGLLRTNFRTADPAVLAAFKAAFLADGTDAEFLTFLNTFQPDENLDAGTSDDRAQAATWGRVPKTFVRLADDTSLPLALQDRLIREGDELTPDNPYDVRTLEGSHLKWLTDPAPAARVLGELASLPAAAARS; encoded by the coding sequence ATGCAACCGACGTTCGTACTGGTTCACGGAGCCTTCGCCAACTCGTTCTCCTTCGCGCCGCTCCAGGCCGAACTCGGCCTCCTCGGGCACCGTTCGGTCGCCGTCGACCTGCCGGGCCACGGATTCGGGGCGACCTATTCGCGCGCCTATCAGGCCCCGCAGGATCTCGGACGGCTCGCCACCGAGCCCGGCTCGATCAGGGGCGTCACGCTCGCCGACAACGCGGCGCACCTGATCGGGATCCTGGAACGGGCCAAGCGGAACGGCCCGGTGATCCTGGTCGCCCACAGCCGCGGCGGCATCACGGCCACGGCGGCGGCCAACGCGCGGCCGGACCTGATCGACCGCATCGTCTACGTGTCGGCCTGGTGCCCGGTCCGGCTCGACGTCGGCGACTACTACGCCGAGCCGGAGATGGCCACGGTCGACGCCGCCTCGCTGGTTCCGGCGATGGCCGGGAACCCGGCCGAACTCGGCCTGCTGCGCACCAACTTCCGCACCGCGGATCCGGCCGTGCTCGCGGCGTTCAAGGCGGCCTTCCTCGCCGACGGCACCGACGCGGAGTTCCTGACCTTCCTGAACACCTTCCAGCCCGACGAGAACCTGGACGCCGGTACCTCCGACGACCGGGCGCAGGCCGCGACCTGGGGCCGCGTCCCGAAGACCTTCGTCCGCCTGGCCGACGACACGAGTCTGCCGCTCGCCCTCCAGGACCGGCTGATCCGCGAGGGCGACGAGCTGACGCCGGACAACCCGTACGACGTCCGCACGCTTGAGGGCAGCCACCTGAAGTGGCTGACCGACCCGGCGCCGGCGGCCCGGGTCCTGGGGGAACTCGCCTCGCTGCCGGCCGCGGCGGCCCGGTCATGA
- a CDS encoding NAD(P)H-binding protein: MSAPRATLVIGATGTTGSRTAARLVASGRRVKAAGRRAAPVPGAEPVRFDWYDPDSHAGALDGVDRVYLIPPLGDPDPAAVMLPFLQRARAAAVRRAVLLSSSAIPEGGSAVGKVHQALPGLFDEWAVLRPSWFMQNFTGTHAHALSIRENGTIRTAAGNGRVGFVDADDIAAVAVRALTDDRAPNTDPVLTGPEALGYDDIARITTEVTGRPVTHRQLSYEEMRDHLTAAGIPPEFAAMLAGLDRAVAAGAEDRTTDAVQRLTGRPPRGFRDVAERERARNGGRTT; encoded by the coding sequence ATGAGCGCGCCCCGCGCGACCCTGGTGATCGGAGCCACCGGCACCACCGGCAGCCGGACCGCCGCGCGGCTGGTCGCCTCGGGCCGGCGGGTGAAGGCCGCCGGCCGGCGCGCCGCCCCGGTCCCGGGCGCGGAGCCGGTCCGCTTCGACTGGTACGACCCCGACTCCCACGCCGGTGCCCTCGACGGGGTGGACCGGGTCTACCTCATACCGCCCCTGGGCGACCCCGACCCGGCGGCGGTCATGCTGCCCTTCCTCCAGCGGGCCCGCGCCGCCGCCGTACGCCGAGCGGTGCTCCTCAGCTCCTCGGCCATTCCCGAGGGCGGCTCGGCGGTGGGGAAGGTGCACCAGGCCCTGCCCGGCCTGTTCGACGAGTGGGCGGTGCTGCGGCCGTCCTGGTTCATGCAGAATTTCACGGGCACGCACGCGCACGCCCTCAGCATCCGGGAGAACGGCACGATCCGCACGGCCGCCGGGAACGGACGCGTCGGCTTCGTCGACGCCGACGACATCGCGGCCGTCGCCGTGCGCGCCCTGACCGACGACCGCGCCCCCAACACCGACCCGGTCCTCACCGGACCGGAGGCGCTCGGCTACGACGACATCGCGAGGATCACCACCGAGGTCACCGGCCGGCCCGTGACCCACCGTCAGCTGTCCTACGAGGAGATGCGCGATCACCTCACGGCGGCGGGGATCCCTCCGGAGTTCGCCGCGATGCTGGCCGGTCTGGACCGCGCCGTCGCCGCGGGAGCCGAGGACCGCACCACCGACGCCGTCCAGCGCCTCACCGGCCGCCCGCCGCGCGGCTTCCGCGACGTCGCCGAACGGGAGAGGGCACGAAACGGAGGACGTACGACATGA
- a CDS encoding TetR/AcrR family transcriptional regulator has product MEGAPERRPRKDAARNREAVLAAADDLFARCERPETLTMADIAAAAGVGKATLFRGFGDRTGLIRALYEARLEPVKRAIEEGPAPLGPATPPLQRVPALLDAVLCFKLDNRHLALALEEAGGDSPYRAEHYERWHSMLSAVLERIPGLTDSHFTAHALLAATRADLVEHLVTEEHATRERMRAQLAALIARILDTSSSPRPHPSP; this is encoded by the coding sequence ATGGAAGGCGCGCCCGAGCGCAGGCCACGCAAGGACGCCGCCCGCAACCGGGAGGCGGTCCTGGCGGCGGCCGACGATCTCTTCGCCCGCTGCGAGCGGCCCGAGACCCTCACCATGGCCGATATCGCGGCAGCCGCCGGAGTCGGCAAGGCGACGCTCTTCCGCGGCTTCGGCGACCGGACCGGCCTGATCCGCGCGCTGTACGAGGCACGGCTCGAACCGGTCAAGCGCGCCATCGAGGAAGGGCCGGCGCCCCTGGGGCCCGCCACGCCTCCGCTCCAGCGCGTCCCCGCCCTGCTCGACGCCGTCCTGTGCTTCAAGCTCGACAACCGGCACCTCGCCCTGGCCCTGGAGGAGGCCGGCGGCGACAGCCCCTACCGGGCCGAGCACTACGAGCGGTGGCACTCCATGCTCAGCGCCGTGCTGGAGCGGATTCCCGGGCTCACCGACAGCCATTTCACCGCGCACGCGCTGCTCGCCGCCACCCGCGCCGACCTCGTCGAGCACCTCGTCACCGAGGAGCACGCGACCCGCGAGCGGATGCGGGCACAGCTGGCGGCCCTCATCGCCAGGATCCTGGACACGTCGTCCTCTCCGCGGCCGCACCCGAGCCCTTGA